The following are encoded together in the Trachemys scripta elegans isolate TJP31775 chromosome 7, CAS_Tse_1.0, whole genome shotgun sequence genome:
- the FGFBP3 gene encoding fibroblast growth factor-binding protein 3, which yields MRVSRALPLSLLLLGCLGGAASGQARGAGEKAERPAPWAQAGHFSTREQHACRWELVRGEEATELQLSCQAPGEGGSEGLRCVYRGQPERCAAYSGKSRQYWKQILGKLRRKRHPCQDSSPLKARLCSSKKGPPEAQLRLAPPSSSSAAPGAAGGPARGKAKARGSVQEAPALQQPWVPGAKAVSSGAHSSALEKRGKAGKRKGGPGSPLPPEQRPPTAGGNPEPPTELSEDLAETYCAEQWHSLCSFFVNFWNG from the coding sequence ATGAGGGTCTCCCGAGCCCTTCCACTGAGCCTCCTGCTCCTGGGCTGCCTGGGGGGCGCCGCCAGCGGGCAGGCCCGAGGGGCCGGGGAGAAAGCGGAGCGCCCCGCGCCCTGGGCGCAAGCCGGGCACTTCTCTACCCGGGAGCAGCATGCGTGCCGCTGGGAGCTGGTCCGAGGGGAGGAGGCCACCGAGCTGCAGCTGAGTTGCCAGGCGCCTGGAGAGGGCGGCAGCGAGGGGCTCCGGTGCGTGTACCGTGGCCAGCCGGAGCGCTGCGCCGCCTACAGCGGCAAGAGCCGCCAGTACTGGAAGCAGATCCTGGGCAAGCTGCGCCGAAAGCGCCACCCCTGCCAGGACAGCAGCCCGCTCAAAGCCCGGCTCTGCAGCAGCAAGAAGGGGCCGCCCGAGGCGCAGCTGCGCCTGGcaccccccagctccagctctgcaGCGCCTGGGGCCGCCGGGGGCCCCGCCCGAGGCAAAGCCAAGGCCCGGGGCAGCGTCCAGGAGGCGCCTGCGCTGCAGCAGCCCTGGGTCCCCGGCGCCAAGGCGGTGAGCAGCGGGGCACACTCTAGTGCCCTGGAGAAGCGCGGCAAGGCGGGCAAGAGGAAAGGGGGTCCCGGCTCCCCGCTGCCCCCCGAGCAGCGGCCGCCCACGGCTGGGGGGAACCCGGAGCCGCCCACGGAGCTGAGCGAGGACCTGGCCGAGACCTACTGTGCGGAGCAGTGGCACTCGCTCTGCAGCTTCTTCGTGAACTTCTGGAACGGCTGA